A DNA window from Citrobacter tructae contains the following coding sequences:
- the rep gene encoding DNA helicase Rep — protein sequence MRLNPGQQQAVEFVTGPCLVLAGAGSGKTRVITNKIAHLIRVCGYQARHIAAVTFTNKAAREMKERVAQTLGRKEARGLMISTFHTLGLDIIKREYAALGMKSNFSLFDDTDQVALLKELTEGLIEDDKLILQQLISTISNWKNDLMTPAQAAASAKGERDRIFAHCYGLYDAHMKACNVLDFDDLILLPTLLLQRNEEVRERWQNKIRYLLVDEYQDTNTSQYELVKLLVGSRARFTVVGDDDQSIYSWRGARPQNLVLLSKDFPALQVVKLEQNYRSSGRILKAANILIANNPHVFEKRLFSELGYGAELKVLSANNEEHEAECVTGELIAHHFVNKTQYKDYAILYRGNHQSRVFEKFLMQNRIPYKISGGTSFFSRPEIKDLLAYLRVLSNPDDDSAFLRIVNTPKREIGPATLQKLGEWAMTRNKSLFTASFDMGLSQTLTGRGYESLTRFTHWLGEIQRLAEREPIAAVRDLIHGIDYESWLYETSPSPKAAEMRMKNVNTLFSWMTEMLEGSDIDEPMTLTQVVTRFTLRDMMERGESEEDLDQVQLMTLHASKGLEFPYVFMVGMEEGFLPHQSSIDENNIDEERRLAYVGITRAQKELIFTLCKERRQYGELIRPEPSRFLLELPQDDIIWEQERKVVSAEERMQKGQNHLANLKAMMAAKREKS from the coding sequence ATGCGTTTAAACCCCGGACAACAACAAGCCGTCGAATTTGTCACCGGCCCATGCCTGGTGCTGGCGGGGGCTGGCTCCGGGAAAACTCGCGTGATCACCAATAAAATCGCGCATTTGATCCGCGTATGCGGCTATCAGGCTCGGCATATTGCGGCGGTGACCTTTACCAACAAGGCCGCGCGCGAGATGAAAGAACGTGTGGCGCAGACGTTGGGTCGTAAAGAGGCGCGCGGGCTGATGATCTCCACCTTCCATACCCTGGGACTGGATATTATTAAGCGCGAATATGCTGCTTTGGGCATGAAGTCGAACTTTTCATTGTTCGATGACACCGACCAGGTGGCGTTGCTGAAGGAGTTGACTGAAGGGCTCATCGAAGATGATAAGCTGATTCTCCAACAGTTGATCTCGACGATCTCCAACTGGAAAAACGATCTGATGACACCGGCGCAAGCGGCTGCCAGTGCTAAAGGTGAGCGCGATCGTATTTTTGCCCACTGCTACGGTCTGTACGATGCGCACATGAAGGCTTGCAACGTGCTGGACTTCGATGACCTGATCCTGCTGCCGACGCTACTGTTGCAGCGTAATGAAGAAGTGCGCGAGCGCTGGCAAAATAAAATCCGCTATCTGCTGGTGGATGAATACCAGGACACCAACACCAGCCAGTACGAACTGGTGAAGCTGCTGGTGGGTAGCCGAGCGCGTTTTACCGTGGTGGGCGATGACGATCAGTCGATCTATTCCTGGCGCGGTGCGCGTCCGCAAAATCTGGTGCTGCTAAGCAAAGATTTCCCGGCATTACAGGTCGTTAAGCTGGAGCAGAACTACCGTTCTTCCGGACGCATCCTGAAAGCGGCAAACATTCTCATCGCTAATAACCCGCATGTCTTTGAAAAACGACTCTTTTCCGAGCTTGGGTACGGTGCTGAACTTAAAGTATTAAGTGCTAATAACGAAGAGCATGAAGCGGAATGCGTGACCGGCGAACTGATTGCCCATCATTTCGTTAACAAGACGCAGTATAAAGATTACGCGATTTTGTACCGTGGCAACCATCAGTCGCGGGTGTTCGAAAAGTTCCTGATGCAGAACCGCATCCCATACAAAATTTCCGGCGGCACATCGTTTTTCTCCCGTCCGGAGATTAAAGATCTGCTGGCTTATCTGCGGGTGCTGAGTAACCCTGATGATGACAGCGCATTTCTGCGCATCGTGAATACGCCAAAACGTGAAATTGGCCCGGCTACGCTGCAAAAGTTGGGCGAATGGGCGATGACACGTAATAAAAGCCTGTTTACCGCCAGCTTTGATATGGGGCTTAGCCAGACGCTAACCGGGCGTGGCTATGAGTCGCTGACCCGCTTTACACACTGGCTGGGCGAAATTCAGCGTTTGGCCGAGCGCGAACCGATTGCTGCCGTACGCGACCTGATCCACGGTATTGATTACGAATCGTGGCTTTATGAAACCTCACCCAGCCCGAAAGCCGCCGAAATGCGCATGAAAAACGTCAATACGCTGTTTAGCTGGATGACGGAAATGCTTGAAGGTAGTGATATTGATGAGCCGATGACGCTGACCCAGGTGGTCACCCGCTTTACCTTGCGCGACATGATGGAGCGTGGGGAGAGTGAAGAAGACCTGGACCAGGTGCAGTTGATGACGCTGCATGCCTCAAAAGGACTGGAATTCCCGTACGTGTTTATGGTGGGAATGGAAGAGGGTTTTTTGCCCCACCAGAGCAGTATTGATGAAAATAATATCGATGAGGAGCGTCGTCTGGCCTATGTCGGCATCACTCGTGCACAGAAAGAACTGATCTTTACGCTGTGTAAAGAGCGTCGTCAGTACGGTGAGTTGATTCGCCCGGAGCCAAGTCGTTTTCTGCTGGAGTTACCGCAGGACGATATTATCTGGGAGCAGGAGCGAAAAGTGGTGAGCGCGGAGGAACGGATGCAAAAAGGGCAAAATCACCTGGCGAATCTGAAAGCGATGATGGCAGCAAAGCGAGAGAAATCATAG
- the ppiC gene encoding peptidylprolyl isomerase PpiC, which produces MAKTAAALHILVKEEKLALDLLEQIKNGADFEKLAKKHSTCPSGKKGGHLGEFRQGQMVPAFDKVVFSCPVLEPTGPLHTQFGYHIIKVLYRN; this is translated from the coding sequence ATGGCAAAAACAGCAGCAGCACTGCATATCCTTGTTAAAGAAGAGAAACTGGCTCTGGATCTTCTGGAACAAATTAAAAACGGCGCCGACTTCGAGAAACTGGCGAAGAAGCACTCTACGTGCCCATCAGGTAAAAAAGGCGGCCACCTCGGTGAATTCCGTCAGGGCCAGATGGTTCCGGCATTTGATAAAGTGGTCTTCTCCTGCCCAGTGCTGGAGCCAACGGGCCCACTGCACACCCAGTTCGGTTATCACATCATTAAGGTGCTGTATCGTAACTAA
- the ilvC gene encoding ketol-acid reductoisomerase translates to MANYFNTLNLRQQLAQLGKCRFMGRDEFADGASYLQGKKVVIVGCGAQGLNQGLNMRDSGLDIAYALRKEAIAEKRASWRKATENGFKVGTYEELIPQADLVVNLTPDKQHSDVVRSVQPLMKDGAALGYSHGFNIVEVGEQIRKDITVVMVAPKCPGTEVREEYKRGFGVPTLIAVHPENDPKGEGMAIAKAWAAATGGHRAGVLESSFVAEVKSDLMGEQTILCGMLQAGSLLCFDKLVEDGTDPAYAEKLIQFGWETITEALKQGGITLMMDRLSNPAKLRAYALSEQLKEIMAPLFQKHMDDIISGEFSSGMMADWANDDKKLLTWREETGKTAFETAAQFDGKISEQEYFDKGVLMIAMVKAGVELAFETMVDSGIIEESAYYESLHELPLIANTIARKRLYEMNVVISDTAEYGNYLFSYACVPLLKAFMTEIQPGDLGKAIAEGAVDNAQLRDVNEAIRGHAIEKVGQKLRGYMTDMKRIAVAG, encoded by the coding sequence ATGGCTAACTACTTTAATACACTGAACCTGCGCCAGCAGTTGGCGCAACTGGGTAAATGTCGCTTTATGGGCCGCGACGAATTCGCCGACGGCGCAAGCTACCTTCAGGGTAAAAAAGTGGTTATCGTTGGCTGTGGCGCTCAGGGTCTGAACCAGGGCCTGAACATGCGTGACTCCGGTCTGGATATCGCCTATGCCCTGCGTAAAGAAGCAATCGCCGAGAAGCGCGCTTCCTGGCGTAAAGCGACCGAAAACGGCTTCAAAGTCGGTACTTACGAAGAGCTGATCCCACAGGCGGATTTGGTGGTTAACCTGACGCCAGACAAACAGCACTCCGACGTTGTGCGTTCCGTACAACCGCTGATGAAAGACGGCGCGGCGCTGGGTTACTCTCACGGCTTCAACATCGTCGAAGTGGGCGAGCAGATCCGTAAAGATATCACCGTCGTTATGGTGGCGCCGAAGTGCCCGGGTACCGAAGTGCGTGAAGAGTACAAACGTGGTTTCGGCGTACCGACGCTGATTGCGGTTCACCCGGAAAACGACCCGAAAGGCGAAGGCATGGCGATTGCTAAAGCCTGGGCAGCGGCGACCGGTGGTCACCGTGCGGGCGTTCTGGAATCTTCCTTCGTTGCGGAAGTGAAATCTGACCTGATGGGCGAGCAGACTATCCTGTGCGGCATGCTGCAGGCCGGTTCTCTGCTGTGCTTTGACAAGCTGGTGGAAGACGGTACCGACCCGGCTTACGCTGAAAAACTGATTCAGTTTGGCTGGGAGACCATCACCGAAGCGCTGAAGCAGGGCGGCATTACTCTGATGATGGACCGTTTGTCTAACCCGGCTAAACTGCGTGCTTATGCGCTGTCCGAGCAGCTGAAAGAGATCATGGCACCGCTGTTCCAGAAACACATGGACGACATCATCTCCGGCGAATTCTCCTCCGGCATGATGGCTGACTGGGCTAACGACGATAAGAAACTGCTGACCTGGCGTGAAGAGACCGGTAAAACTGCGTTCGAAACCGCAGCACAGTTTGACGGTAAAATCAGCGAGCAGGAGTACTTCGATAAAGGTGTTCTGATGATCGCAATGGTCAAAGCGGGCGTCGAACTGGCGTTCGAAACCATGGTGGATTCCGGCATCATCGAAGAGTCTGCTTACTACGAATCACTGCACGAGCTGCCGCTGATTGCCAACACCATCGCCCGTAAACGTCTGTATGAAATGAACGTGGTAATTTCAGATACCGCAGAATACGGTAACTACCTGTTCTCTTACGCTTGCGTACCGCTGCTGAAAGCGTTTATGACTGAAATTCAGCCGGGCGATCTGGGCAAAGCGATTGCCGAAGGCGCGGTAGACAACGCACAACTGCGTGATGTAAACGAAGCAATTCGTGGTCATGCGATTGAGAAAGTGGGTCAGAAGCTGCGTGGATATATGACGGATATGAAACGTATTGCTGTAGCCGGATAA
- the ilvY gene encoding HTH-type transcriptional activator IlvY has protein sequence MDLRDLKTFLHLAESRHFGRSARAMHVSPSTLSRQIQRLEEDLGQALFVRDNRTVTLTEAGEELRIFAQQTLLQYQQLRHTIDQQGPSLSGELHIFCSVTAAYSHLPPILDRFRAEHPSVEIKLSTGDAADAMEKVVTGEADLAIAGKPETLPGAVAFSMLENLAVVLIAPALPCPVRNQVSVDVPDWSTVPFIMADQGPVRRRIELWFRRHKISNPSIYATVGGHEAMVSMVALGCGVALLPEVVLENSPEPVRNRVMILERSDEKTPFELGVCAQKKRLHEPLIDAFWKILPNH, from the coding sequence GTGGATTTACGCGATCTGAAAACCTTCCTGCATCTGGCCGAAAGTCGCCATTTTGGCCGCAGCGCGCGGGCGATGCACGTCAGTCCTTCCACGCTGTCCCGGCAGATTCAGCGGCTCGAAGAGGATCTCGGGCAGGCGCTGTTTGTGCGCGATAACCGCACAGTAACGCTGACCGAAGCCGGGGAAGAGCTGCGCATTTTTGCCCAGCAGACGCTGTTGCAGTATCAGCAACTCCGTCACACCATCGATCAGCAAGGGCCGTCGCTGTCGGGCGAACTGCATATTTTCTGTTCGGTAACCGCCGCCTACAGCCACCTGCCACCGATCCTTGACCGTTTTCGCGCCGAACACCCGTCGGTCGAAATTAAGCTTTCCACCGGCGATGCCGCCGATGCCATGGAAAAAGTGGTCACCGGAGAAGCAGACCTGGCGATAGCCGGAAAACCGGAAACACTGCCCGGTGCAGTCGCGTTCTCGATGCTGGAAAATCTGGCGGTGGTGTTGATCGCCCCGGCACTGCCCTGCCCGGTGCGCAATCAGGTGTCCGTCGATGTCCCCGACTGGTCAACGGTGCCGTTTATTATGGCCGACCAGGGACCGGTGCGGCGCCGCATTGAGCTGTGGTTCCGCCGCCATAAAATCAGTAATCCGTCGATTTATGCCACGGTCGGCGGTCATGAGGCAATGGTGTCAATGGTGGCACTGGGTTGCGGCGTGGCGCTACTGCCAGAAGTGGTACTGGAAAATAGCCCGGAGCCAGTGCGCAACCGCGTGATGATTTTAGAACGCAGCGACGAGAAAACACCGTTTGAGCTGGGCGTCTGCGCACAAAAAAAGCGGCTGCATGAGCCGCTGATTGATGCGTTCTGGAAGATATTGCCAAACCACTAA